The window AGTCAAAGAGAATAGTAGAAAGGCAATAGAAAAACTTCATGAAATGGGAATAAAAGTAGCAATGATTACGGGGGATAATAAAAAAACTGCGGAGGCAATTGCAAAAGAGGTTGGAATTGATGTTGTTTTGGCAGAAGTTCTACCTGAAGATAAAGCAAATGAAATAAAAAAGCTACAAGAAAAAGGCAAAAAAGTTGCTATGGTTGGTGATGGAATAAATGATGCTCCTGCTCTTGCACAGGCTGATATAGGTATAGCTATAGGTTCTGGAACTGATGTAGCTATGGAATCTGCCGATATAGTTCTTATGAAAAGTGATTTGCTAGATGTAGTTACAGCTATAAAATTAAGTAAGAGTACTATAAGAAATATTAAACAAAATCTATTTTGGGCTTTTGCTTATAATACAGCAGGCATACCATTAGCAGCAGGACTGTTTTATGCTTTTGGAGGACCAAAACTCAATCCAATGTTTGCTGCAGCGGCTATGTCACTTAGTTCAGTTTCTGTAGTTACAAATGCATTAAGACTTAAAAAATTTAAAGTTTAAATGCGAAATTTATATAGCTTTATGATTTTAAATTTTTTATTGGGTATAAATTATCAGTAATTAATCAAAATAAGAAATAAAAAACTTGATAGTATCAGTTTTTGAAATTATGACTTTTTATGCATAAAGAATCAGGAGGTGTATCGCGTGAAAAAAATGATTTTAATTGAGGGTATGAGTTGTCATCATTGTAAAGGCAGGGTTGAAAGAGCTTTAGGTGAGATTGATGGAGTAATTGTTGAAAGTATAAGTGTAGATGAAAAAAATGCTATAATAAATTTAACAAAAGATGTAGATGAATCAGTTATAAGACAAGCAATTGATGATGCAGGATATGATATTTTAGAAATTAAAGAAATATAAATTGTTTGATGATAGCCACCATTTCAGATGGTGGTTATTAATTTCTAGAGTAAAAAATCATTTGACAAAATTAAGATTTTGCGATAATATATATTTTGTCGCTGTGAAAAATAAAGACTATAGAAGTGATTAGATTTATTATGCCGGGGTGGCGGAACTGGCAGACGCACAGGACTTAAAATCCTGCGGTCCTTATAAGACCGTACCGGTTCGATTCCGGTCCCCGGCACCATAATGGGTGCATAGCTCAGCTGGGAGAGCACCTGCCTTACAAGCAGGGGGTCATAGGTTCAAGTCCTATTGCACCCACCAGATTCGATTAATAATTGAAAATTGAGAATTGAAAATTGAGAATTAGGATTAATGATTGAGAATTGTTGAGAAGAATTTAATATAATTTTTAATTCTAATTCATAATTTTTAATTTATATTTGGCCCGGTAGTTCAGTTGGTTAGAACGCTAGCCTGTCACGCTAGAGGCCGAGGGTTCGAGTCCCTTCCGGGTCGCCAAT of the Caminicella sporogenes DSM 14501 genome contains:
- a CDS encoding heavy-metal-associated domain-containing protein: MILIEGMSCHHCKGRVERALGEIDGVIVESISVDEKNAIINLTKDVDESVIRQAIDDAGYDILEIKEI